Proteins encoded by one window of Pseudonocardia alni:
- a CDS encoding acyl-CoA dehydrogenase family protein, whose amino-acid sequence MVSTQFVGAVQDGAVIGSGVPAATPATGSEAAFDAMLAELAVRRTEFREQRFVPKDFVTTLKAAGIYRSATPARFGGAPQPPAEFLDRIERISAVDGSTGWVASFGSALVYLAALPLETQARLYADGPDVAFAGALFPPQSGEPTPTGYRLDGRWRFASGCTGADVLGVGMPGDDDSGGKPRTAVLRPDQVEIVPEWDVVGMRGTGSFDLVVRGVEVPREWTFVRGGTPTVDEPLYRYPTIAYAAQVLAVVGAGVARAALDHAVRVGGGYAGVTGAPKLADRAYYRDAVARAEASLRSARAWFHEATGQVWDTVLAGDPATDRQNAELRLASAHLARTASDVVADLIEVSGTAPIATTHPLQDLAGDALVPKQHAFLGPAVFDAAGAVLMGLPATTPGFR is encoded by the coding sequence ATGGTGAGCACACAGTTCGTCGGGGCCGTTCAGGACGGGGCCGTCATCGGTTCCGGGGTGCCCGCGGCCACGCCGGCGACCGGGTCGGAGGCGGCCTTCGACGCGATGCTCGCCGAGCTCGCGGTGCGCCGCACGGAGTTCCGCGAGCAGCGTTTCGTCCCGAAGGACTTCGTCACCACGCTGAAAGCGGCAGGCATCTACCGCAGCGCCACCCCGGCCCGTTTCGGGGGAGCCCCGCAGCCGCCTGCGGAGTTCCTGGACCGCATCGAGCGGATCTCGGCCGTCGACGGCTCGACCGGCTGGGTCGCGAGCTTCGGCTCCGCGCTGGTGTACCTGGCCGCGCTGCCGCTGGAGACCCAGGCCCGGCTCTACGCCGACGGCCCGGACGTCGCGTTCGCCGGGGCACTGTTCCCGCCGCAGTCCGGTGAGCCGACCCCCACCGGCTACCGGCTCGACGGCCGCTGGCGCTTCGCCAGCGGCTGCACCGGCGCCGACGTGCTCGGCGTCGGGATGCCCGGCGACGACGACTCCGGCGGCAAGCCCCGCACCGCGGTCCTGCGCCCGGACCAGGTCGAGATCGTCCCCGAGTGGGACGTCGTCGGGATGCGCGGCACCGGGTCGTTCGACCTGGTCGTGCGCGGGGTCGAGGTGCCACGGGAGTGGACGTTCGTGCGCGGCGGCACCCCGACCGTCGACGAGCCGCTCTACCGGTACCCGACCATCGCCTACGCCGCCCAGGTGCTCGCCGTCGTCGGCGCCGGGGTCGCGCGGGCCGCGCTGGACCACGCGGTCCGGGTCGGCGGCGGCTACGCCGGGGTCACCGGTGCGCCCAAGCTGGCGGACCGGGCGTACTACCGCGACGCCGTCGCCCGCGCCGAGGCGTCGCTGCGGTCGGCACGCGCCTGGTTCCACGAGGCCACCGGGCAGGTGTGGGACACCGTGCTCGCCGGTGACCCGGCAACCGACCGGCAGAACGCCGAGCTGCGGCTCGCCTCCGCGCACCTGGCGCGGACCGCCTCCGACGTCGTCGCGGACCTCATCGAGGTCTCCGGCACGGCGCCGATCGCCACCACCCACCCGCTGCAGGACCTGGCCGGTGACGCGCTGGTGCCCAAGCAGCACGCCTTCCTCGGCCCCGCGGTGTTCGACGCCGCCGGCGCCGTCCTGATGGGGCTGCCGGCCACCACGCCCGGCTTCCGCTGA
- a CDS encoding flavin reductase: MANLSAAVNVITTDGPLGRAGMTVSAACSVTDTPPTVLVCVNRSSRSHAVLVGNGRICVNVLGDDHADLAMHFAGATRVPTAERFATGSWDHDTHGVPVLRDAAAALVGTVRSARDQGTHTVLFVEVDHVSTRDGGGGLVYFQRSFHPVGTSRLSA; the protein is encoded by the coding sequence ATGGCGAACCTGTCCGCGGCGGTCAACGTGATCACCACCGACGGGCCGCTCGGGCGGGCCGGGATGACCGTGAGTGCGGCCTGCTCGGTCACCGACACCCCGCCGACGGTGCTGGTGTGCGTCAACCGCTCCAGCCGCTCGCACGCGGTGCTCGTCGGCAACGGACGGATCTGTGTGAACGTGCTCGGCGACGACCACGCCGACCTCGCGATGCATTTCGCCGGCGCGACCCGGGTGCCGACCGCCGAGCGGTTCGCCACCGGCTCCTGGGACCACGACACGCACGGCGTCCCGGTGCTGCGCGACGCGGCCGCGGCGCTCGTCGGCACCGTGCGCAGCGCCCGGGACCAGGGCACCCACACCGTGCTGTTCGTCGAGGTCGACCACGTCTCCACCCGCGACGGGGGTGGCGGGCTCGTGTACTTCCAGCGGTCCTTCCACCCCGTCGGCACCTCCCGCCTGTCCGCCTGA
- a CDS encoding aromatic ring-hydroxylating oxygenase subunit alpha, translating into MSTDVTGADVTGPTAADLVRADRVAGRLYTDPELFELEMTRIFERAWVWVAHTSELPGPGTFKSTHVGRQPVIVTRDRKGEIRTLLNRCRHRGASVCEKPQGRANGFTCPYHAWSYGLDGALRGVPYPDGYEGVLEKRDLSLRRLRTESYGGMVFATLDPDAEPLETFLGDARLWIDRFMKQGGGYPVKVLGRHRFTFRGNWKIQLENTTDGYHFPIVHRSWMASVDAETADMMSFMTDPTAVTHDLGHGHSVMQMVPAHSDLDADDGSEPLQARFDGLVEELSATLDPAAVRKVVRAMHGTGFNLNLFPNVSLSAAFFRVLRPVAVDETVIEHVAIGPDGPPELDAVNRARLRIHEHFQGPFGFGTPDDAEGWDRVQRGAAAAPDMPILINRGSAREKADADGHPTAHVTDETGMRAAYGRWKEMMGDD; encoded by the coding sequence ATGAGCACCGACGTCACCGGTGCCGACGTCACCGGTCCCACCGCCGCCGACCTCGTCCGCGCCGACCGCGTCGCCGGGCGCCTCTACACCGACCCGGAGCTGTTCGAGCTGGAGATGACCCGCATCTTCGAACGGGCCTGGGTGTGGGTCGCCCACACCAGCGAGCTGCCCGGGCCGGGTACTTTCAAGTCCACCCACGTCGGCCGCCAGCCGGTGATCGTCACCCGGGACCGCAAGGGCGAGATCCGTACCCTGCTCAACCGCTGCCGGCACCGCGGCGCCAGCGTCTGTGAGAAGCCGCAGGGCCGCGCCAACGGCTTCACCTGCCCGTACCACGCCTGGTCCTACGGCCTGGACGGCGCATTGCGCGGCGTCCCCTACCCCGACGGCTACGAGGGCGTACTGGAGAAGCGGGACCTGTCGCTGCGCCGGCTCCGCACCGAGTCCTACGGCGGCATGGTCTTCGCGACCCTCGACCCGGACGCCGAGCCGCTGGAGACCTTCCTCGGCGACGCCCGGCTGTGGATCGACCGCTTCATGAAGCAGGGCGGCGGCTACCCGGTCAAGGTGCTGGGCAGGCACCGGTTCACCTTCCGCGGGAACTGGAAGATCCAGCTGGAGAACACCACCGACGGCTACCACTTCCCGATCGTGCACCGGTCGTGGATGGCCTCGGTCGACGCCGAGACCGCCGACATGATGTCGTTCATGACCGACCCGACGGCGGTCACCCACGACCTCGGCCACGGGCACAGCGTCATGCAGATGGTGCCCGCCCACTCCGACCTCGACGCCGACGACGGCAGCGAGCCCCTGCAGGCCCGCTTCGACGGCCTGGTCGAGGAGCTGTCGGCCACCCTGGACCCGGCTGCGGTCCGCAAGGTCGTGCGCGCGATGCACGGCACCGGGTTCAACCTGAACCTGTTCCCGAACGTGTCGCTGTCCGCGGCGTTCTTCCGGGTGCTGCGCCCGGTCGCGGTGGACGAGACCGTCATCGAGCACGTCGCCATCGGCCCGGACGGCCCGCCCGAGCTCGACGCCGTCAACCGCGCCCGGCTGCGCATCCACGAGCACTTCCAGGGCCCGTTCGGGTTCGGCACCCCCGACGACGCCGAGGGCTGGGACCGGGTGCAGCGCGGCGCGGCCGCCGCCCCCGACATGCCGATCCTGATCAACCGCGGCTCGGCCCGGGAGAAGGCCGATGCCGACGGGCACCCCACCGCGCACGTCACGGACGAGACCGGCATGCGCGCCGCCTACGGGCGCTGGAAGGAGATGATGGGTGATGACTGA
- a CDS encoding aromatic-ring-hydroxylating dioxygenase subunit beta produces MTEAPERVPAPVPTTDPAVVRAIELVWREAELLDRAAYLRWESLYTDDATYVVPIDPDTEDFDGTLNMVYDDARMRQMRVVRMTEGYAIAAVDAARTVRTVSRFVPESVTGPAGGTEVVLRSAQVLVAFKRDRHDLWAADLRHRIRLAPDGPAGDRIVQKVVRLVNSESAVPAAGFLL; encoded by the coding sequence ATGACTGAGGCACCCGAGAGGGTCCCGGCGCCGGTCCCGACGACCGACCCCGCCGTGGTCCGCGCGATCGAGCTCGTCTGGCGTGAGGCCGAGCTGCTCGACCGGGCCGCCTACCTGCGGTGGGAGAGCCTCTACACCGACGACGCCACCTACGTCGTGCCGATCGACCCCGATACCGAGGACTTCGACGGCACCCTCAACATGGTCTACGACGACGCCCGGATGCGGCAGATGCGCGTCGTGCGGATGACCGAGGGCTACGCCATCGCCGCCGTCGACGCTGCCCGCACCGTGCGTACGGTGTCCCGGTTCGTGCCCGAGTCGGTCACCGGCCCGGCGGGCGGCACCGAGGTCGTCCTCCGCTCCGCGCAGGTGCTGGTCGCGTTCAAGCGCGACCGCCACGACCTGTGGGCCGCCGACCTGCGCCACCGGATCCGGCTCGCCCCCGACGGGCCCGCGGGCGACCGGATCGTGCAGAAGGTGGTCCGGCTGGTGAACAGCGAGAGCGCCGTCCCGGCCGCGGGGTTCCTGCTGTGA
- a CDS encoding PAS domain-containing sensor histidine kinase: protein MDEVEQKVEPQAPELVTGDFVAMMRATTMCVLLHDAATKNILWANPSACRLLGWSLAELRPLKANHMSSTAPQYHRVLGRAWLHEAVERGSNRIEWHYRTRTGRVVPTDAVAVRVELAQGPAVLVQFRDIEHELGVERQLRRTTSSIDALARHTSTIALTLDPSGLIRFATDTALELFGMDPGAPLGHLDRYGRLRRDGRPAALAELVGSADPTVPVQLEVPGSTGGPVWLEGTLERLAETPEDDTGPASGLLMILHDVSGRVLAEAARERAAHRENYLARYTAMGDMAMAIAHELGQPLAAAGNFLDGTRRHTEELARGGALPATDADRLGYGLGSALRQLGRASAIVAAVRAFVGHLEHTEQVLDLHDVLDDCLWFVGLRADPAGVRVRVERRPGPLRARCERVLTGQVLLNLCFNAVEEMAELPPERRELVVTTAVDGDEAVVTVADRGRGIDRDPFAESFSSKEHGSGIGLALSYRIITRQHGRIWAVPRDGGGTRFGFALPSVPDEGNP, encoded by the coding sequence GTGGACGAGGTCGAGCAGAAGGTCGAGCCGCAGGCCCCGGAGCTCGTGACCGGTGACTTCGTCGCGATGATGCGGGCGACCACGATGTGTGTACTGCTGCACGACGCGGCGACGAAGAACATCCTGTGGGCCAACCCGTCGGCGTGCCGGCTGCTGGGCTGGAGCCTCGCCGAGCTGCGCCCGCTCAAGGCCAACCACATGTCCAGCACCGCCCCGCAGTACCACCGGGTGCTGGGCCGGGCCTGGCTGCACGAGGCCGTGGAGCGGGGCAGCAACCGCATCGAGTGGCACTACCGCACGCGCACCGGGCGGGTGGTGCCGACCGACGCCGTCGCGGTGCGGGTGGAGCTGGCGCAGGGGCCCGCGGTGCTCGTGCAGTTCCGCGACATCGAGCACGAGCTGGGCGTGGAACGCCAGCTGCGGCGCACCACGTCCTCGATCGACGCGCTGGCCCGCCACACCTCCACGATCGCGCTCACCCTGGACCCGTCGGGTCTGATCCGGTTCGCCACCGACACCGCGCTGGAGCTGTTCGGGATGGACCCGGGCGCCCCGCTCGGGCACCTGGACCGGTACGGGCGGCTGCGCCGCGACGGCCGCCCGGCGGCGCTCGCGGAGCTGGTCGGGTCGGCCGACCCGACCGTGCCCGTACAGCTGGAGGTGCCCGGCAGCACGGGCGGGCCGGTGTGGCTGGAGGGCACCCTCGAGCGGCTGGCCGAGACCCCCGAGGACGACACCGGCCCCGCGTCCGGGCTGCTCATGATCCTGCACGACGTGTCGGGGCGGGTCCTCGCCGAGGCGGCCCGCGAGCGAGCCGCGCACCGGGAGAACTATCTGGCCCGCTACACCGCGATGGGCGACATGGCGATGGCGATCGCGCACGAGCTGGGACAGCCGCTGGCCGCCGCCGGGAACTTCCTCGACGGCACCCGCCGGCACACCGAGGAGCTGGCCCGGGGCGGCGCACTCCCGGCCACCGACGCCGACCGGCTCGGCTACGGCCTGGGCAGCGCGCTGCGTCAGCTCGGCCGGGCGAGCGCGATCGTCGCGGCGGTGCGGGCGTTCGTCGGGCACCTGGAGCACACCGAACAGGTCCTCGACCTGCACGACGTGCTCGACGACTGCCTGTGGTTCGTCGGGCTGCGGGCCGACCCGGCCGGGGTTCGGGTACGGGTGGAGCGCCGTCCGGGGCCGCTGCGGGCGCGCTGCGAGCGGGTGCTGACCGGGCAGGTCCTGCTGAACCTGTGCTTCAACGCGGTCGAGGAGATGGCCGAGCTCCCACCGGAGCGCCGCGAGCTGGTCGTGACCACCGCCGTCGACGGCGACGAGGCCGTGGTCACCGTGGCCGACCGCGGGCGCGGGATCGACCGGGACCCGTTCGCGGAGTCGTTCTCCTCCAAGGAGCACGGCAGCGGAATCGGGCTGGCGCTGAGCTACCGGATCATCACCCGCCAGCACGGCCGGATCTGGGCCGTCCCGCGCGACGGCGGCGGCACCCGTTTCGGATTCGCCCTCCCGTCGGTGCCGGATGAAGGAAATCCCTAG
- a CDS encoding SDR family NAD(P)-dependent oxidoreductase, with protein sequence MSAVHAVSAPVAVVTGGANGLGRAVVERLHVDGHRVAVADLDGDAARAVAGRLDPSGATAVGITADIAAPAAAEELLAAVLDAFGSVQVLVNNAALTRATPLLEITADELADVVGVNVGGTFRACQVFGRHLAEAGYGRIVNMASLAGQNGGTATGGHYAASKGAVLSLTKVFARDLAARGVTVNAVSPGPQDGPVVRAIIGEDRLADYTASVPVGRLGDPAFVARMVALLADPAAASVTGACWDANGGLYLR encoded by the coding sequence GTGAGCGCTGTGCACGCCGTGAGCGCGCCGGTCGCCGTTGTCACCGGCGGCGCCAACGGGCTCGGCCGGGCGGTCGTGGAACGGCTGCACGTCGACGGCCACCGGGTCGCCGTCGCCGACCTCGACGGCGACGCCGCCCGGGCGGTGGCCGGGCGGCTCGACCCGTCCGGGGCGACGGCCGTCGGCATCACCGCCGACATCGCCGCCCCGGCCGCGGCGGAGGAGCTCCTCGCCGCGGTGCTCGACGCGTTCGGCTCGGTCCAGGTGCTGGTCAACAACGCGGCGCTCACCCGCGCCACCCCGCTGCTGGAGATCACCGCGGACGAGCTCGCCGACGTCGTCGGGGTGAACGTGGGCGGCACGTTCCGGGCCTGTCAGGTGTTCGGTCGTCACCTCGCCGAGGCCGGCTACGGCCGGATCGTCAACATGGCGTCGCTGGCCGGTCAGAACGGCGGCACCGCCACCGGCGGGCACTACGCCGCGTCCAAGGGCGCGGTCCTGTCGCTGACCAAGGTGTTCGCCCGCGACCTCGCGGCCCGCGGCGTCACGGTCAACGCGGTCTCACCCGGTCCGCAGGACGGCCCGGTCGTCCGGGCGATCATCGGGGAGGACCGGCTCGCCGACTACACCGCGTCGGTCCCGGTCGGGCGGCTCGGCGACCCGGCGTTCGTCGCCCGGATGGTCGCGCTGCTCGCCGACCCTGCCGCCGCCTCGGTCACCGGCGCCTGCTGGGACGCCAACGGGGGCCTGTACCTGCGCTGA
- a CDS encoding amidase family protein gives MSPWSLRDTLAAGTHGALGRARDAITATEPDVRAWVEFAPEPTGPRSGPLGGVPLGVKDIVDVAGLPTRCGSVLRAGAAPAVADAAIVAAWRRAGAVPVGKTVTTEFAYFSPGPTANPAAPGHTPGGSSSGSAAAVAAGHVPLALGSQTAGSVTRPAAYCGVAALVMSRGRFPVDGVTGLAPSLDSHGVLAARVDDLAAAWAALTGEPDPAGRTPRTPRLLLCTAGPLEPPMRAALAGAAERLRAAGTVVDLLDAADVDALTAAHPVVMAYEAARERAVELAHPGSLSVPLAELLHRGAAMPETEYRAALGRVARHGEALAAATHGYDAVLAAAAPGPAPRGLDATGDPVCSRAWQALGRPAVTVPGLRDDAGLPLGLQLVGHAGHDGDLLATGCGVEQVLRA, from the coding sequence GTGAGCCCCTGGTCGCTGCGCGACACCCTCGCCGCCGGGACGCACGGCGCCCTCGGCCGGGCCCGGGACGCGATCACCGCGACCGAGCCCGACGTCCGCGCCTGGGTCGAGTTCGCCCCGGAGCCCACCGGGCCGCGCTCCGGCCCGCTCGGCGGCGTCCCGCTCGGGGTGAAGGACATCGTCGACGTCGCCGGGCTCCCGACGCGCTGCGGTTCGGTGCTGCGCGCCGGAGCCGCCCCGGCCGTCGCGGACGCCGCGATCGTCGCCGCCTGGCGGCGCGCCGGCGCGGTCCCGGTCGGCAAGACCGTGACCACCGAGTTCGCCTACTTCTCCCCCGGGCCGACCGCCAACCCGGCGGCGCCCGGTCACACCCCGGGCGGCTCGTCCAGCGGGTCCGCGGCCGCCGTCGCCGCCGGGCACGTGCCGCTGGCGCTCGGCTCGCAGACGGCCGGGTCGGTGACCCGGCCCGCCGCCTACTGCGGGGTGGCCGCGCTGGTGATGAGCCGCGGCCGGTTCCCGGTCGACGGTGTCACCGGGCTCGCCCCCAGCCTGGACTCCCACGGCGTGCTGGCCGCCCGGGTCGACGACCTCGCCGCCGCCTGGGCGGCACTGACCGGCGAGCCGGACCCGGCGGGACGGACGCCCCGCACGCCGCGGTTGCTGCTGTGCACGGCCGGACCGCTCGAACCGCCGATGCGGGCCGCGCTGGCCGGCGCGGCGGAGCGGCTGCGGGCGGCCGGGACGGTCGTCGACCTGCTGGACGCGGCCGACGTGGACGCGCTCACCGCCGCGCACCCCGTCGTCATGGCCTACGAGGCCGCGCGCGAGCGCGCCGTGGAACTGGCCCACCCCGGGTCGCTGAGCGTGCCGCTGGCGGAGCTGCTGCATCGCGGCGCGGCGATGCCGGAGACGGAGTACCGCGCCGCACTCGGCCGGGTCGCGCGGCACGGCGAGGCGCTGGCCGCGGCCACCCACGGCTACGACGCGGTGCTCGCCGCCGCCGCCCCGGGACCCGCGCCACGCGGCCTGGACGCCACCGGGGACCCGGTGTGCAGCCGCGCCTGGCAGGCGCTCGGCCGGCCTGCGGTCACCGTGCCCGGCCTGCGCGACGACGCGGGGCTCCCGCTCGGGCTGCAGCTCGTCGGGCACGCCGGACACGACGGGGACCTGCTCGCCACCGGGTGCGGGGTCGAGCAGGTCCTGCGGGCGTGA